The genomic segment CAGCGTAGGAATAGAAAAGAACATTACGCGTATCATCCCTCACCTTTGTCTTTTCATCTGCCCCCTGGCAAAGGACGCAGATGATGTCCTTTTCGTCCCGGAGCACGATCTCCCCCTCTTTCATTATAAATTGCCGGCCCCCCATTCCGGCACTCGTCTCCCCTCCCTGGGCTATATCGAGCATGAGCCTGCCTTCGATCCGATCAAGATCGGTGACCGCCACGAGGATGCCTGCGCACATCTCGGCCATGAAGTGGGCATCGACCATGAGGTTGTACCTCGGGAACCCGCTGTTGATCGTTCTCTTAAGATGCTGGGGCAAGGGACATTCGAACCCGAAGCCCTGAAAAAAGCGATCGTAGATATCGATACGCTGAGAGATATTGGCAAGCGTTTCCCGCTTTCTCATCTTTCGCAGGAGATTTCGCCTGTATTGATCAAACTCCGCGCTGTCGCTTAAGGGCCGGCAGTCTGAAATGAGCGTCAACCCGAAGGCCACACCCGGGTATTTAACTTCGTAGGCAGGTGAGATTGAAAAATCTATCCATGTTGCCATCTTCTTTTCTTCCATTCCAGACCTCGCAGTCAAAAAACGATTTCCAGGAGGGACGGGGAAACCCTTTTTTAATTTTCCTCCTATTCGATATATTTTGCAAGGGGGAATCTGATACGGGCCTTTTTGTATTTTCAAATTGACACGAGGAGAGGACAATCGTACCATAATCCGATGAAAAGACATGATCACCCTCCGTATCTTATTTTTATACTAACACTCAGTTTGCTTGCCATAATTGTATTGTTTATTAAAACAGTATTTAAGCTCGATACGGAAGTAGAGCAGATACTTCATTATGCGGATTACATTGTTTGCACTGTCTTTTTTGTCGATTTCTGCATCCTCTTGTTCAGGGCAGAGAATAAGCTCAGGTATTTTTATACCTGGGGATGGATAGACCTTTTGTCGAGCATACCTGTTCTTTATTCTTTTAGGTGGGGCAGGATCGCGCGCATCACCAGGATATTCACCCTGCTACGGGGAGTCAAATCGGCAAAGATCCTTTTCAATCTTGTTCTCGACAGGCGTGCACAAAGCGTGACTCTTGCGATGATCCTTGTATCGATCATTGTACTCACCTTTTCGGCAATATTAGTGCTGCACTTCGAATCCACCGCTATGTACGCCACAATAAAAACTGCCGAAGACGCCTTTTGGTGGAGCATTGTTACGATTACAACGGTCGGATACGGAGACAAGGTCCCGGTTACTCCGGAAGGCAGAGTGGTGGCCGCAATGCTGATGATCGTAGGGGTAGGGCTTTTTGGTACGTTATCCGGTTTTGTTGCCTCATGGTTTGTCGGACACCCGAAAGCCCGGGAAGAAACCGGGACAGAGGCGATACAAAAAGAGATAGCCGGGATAAAGGAAATACTGGAAGACCTGCGCCGGCATCAAAAACCCTGAGCGATCAAGGGACGCAACCCTGCTGTCATTCCATTCTATTCTTCCATTCTTGCATTTTATCGTGGGGCCATCGTGCACAGAGAGCGGACTTCTTTTTTAGTATCAATTTCATGCACGCGTCTCCGCAGGCTGGATCACAGCGGATAATATCATTCTCTCTGCCCTGTTTCACCTTTTCGGGCCATTGGGGGTCAGCCCACAGGACCCGCGCCAGTCCGATCAGGT from the Syntrophorhabdaceae bacterium genome contains:
- a CDS encoding ion transporter → MKRHDHPPYLIFILTLSLLAIIVLFIKTVFKLDTEVEQILHYADYIVCTVFFVDFCILLFRAENKLRYFYTWGWIDLLSSIPVLYSFRWGRIARITRIFTLLRGVKSAKILFNLVLDRRAQSVTLAMILVSIIVLTFSAILVLHFESTAMYATIKTAEDAFWWSIVTITTVGYGDKVPVTPEGRVVAAMLMIVGVGLFGTLSGFVASWFVGHPKAREETGTEAIQKEIAGIKEILEDLRRHQKP
- a CDS encoding phenylalanine--tRNA ligase beta subunit-related protein — encoded protein: MEEKKMATWIDFSISPAYEVKYPGVAFGLTLISDCRPLSDSAEFDQYRRNLLRKMRKRETLANISQRIDIYDRFFQGFGFECPLPQHLKRTINSGFPRYNLMVDAHFMAEMCAGILVAVTDLDRIEGRLMLDIAQGGETSAGMGGRQFIMKEGEIVLRDEKDIICVLCQGADEKTKVRDDTRNVLFYSYA